Proteins found in one Nitrospiria bacterium genomic segment:
- a CDS encoding co-chaperone GroES, whose amino-acid sequence MKIRPLHDWALIRPKSEKERSAGGIIIPEVAKEKPQEGEVLAIGGGHFKEEHDKKGKVIEKKFVQTVVKPGDHVLYEKYGVTKVDVDGEELVLVREESILGRFQ is encoded by the coding sequence ATGAAGATTCGACCGTTGCATGACTGGGCATTGATCCGACCCAAGTCGGAAAAGGAGAGAAGCGCCGGCGGGATTATCATTCCGGAGGTGGCCAAGGAAAAGCCCCAGGAAGGGGAGGTGCTGGCCATCGGAGGAGGGCATTTTAAAGAAGAGCACGACAAAAAGGGAAAGGTGATCGAGAAGAAATTTGTTCAGACGGTGGTCAAACCCGGCGATCATGTCCTCTATGAGAAGTACGGCGTTACCAAAGTGGACGTGGACGGCGAAGAGCTGGTCCTGGTCCGAGAGGAAAGCATCCTCGGCCGGTTCCAGTAG